A stretch of the Corylus avellana chromosome ca6, CavTom2PMs-1.0 genome encodes the following:
- the LOC132185368 gene encoding class V chitinase-like encodes MPSSTAVNAGYWYWNGELQPENIDSNLFTHLFAAFADVQTNTSTGTHDLIFPTDYEDKFQSFAETVKINNPDVRALLSIGGDTDPSVFTEIASKQTTRQAFIATCIEVATRFNYDGLSLHWQYPNTTDDRNNLDALLTEWRTAVKEEAPELLLTAAVYYSPQYYPTDAIKNSLDWINVMAYDLYTPTSDSSPNFTRPPAPLHSPTSSELITVDGDIRDWIDAGVPANLLVLGLPFFGRSWVLQNADEHEISSAANGASTDDPIPYSQILDFIQENNAVEVNNPSYVTHYCYAGTTWIGYDGKYSIFDKSRYAMEKGLLGYFAWHVGNDDTAGTLSNQASRAWNDI; translated from the exons ATGCCTAGTAGCACTGCTGTGAATGCCGGATACTGGTACTGGAATGGTGAGTTGCAGCCGGAGAACATAGATTCCAACCTTTTTACCCATCTTTTTGCTGCCTTTGCCGATGTACAGACCAACACTTCCACCGGTACCCACGACCTCATCTTTCCTACCGACTATGAGGATAAGTTTCAATCCTTCGCCGAAACCGTGAAGATCAATAACCCTGATGTTAGAGCCCTTTTATCCATCGGTGGAGACACTGATCCTTCCGTTTTTACCGAAATCGCTAGCAAACAAACTACCCGTCAAGCATTCATAGCAACGTGCATTGAAGTAGCCACGAGATTCAACTACGATGGCCTTAGCCTCCACTGGCAGTATCCCAACACGACCGATGATAGGAACAACCTCGACGCACTCCTCACAGAATGGCGAACTGCAGTGAAGGAAGAGGCGCCTGAGCTGCTTCTAACCGCAGCCGTCTATTACTCACCACAGTATTATCCCACTGATGCTATCAAAAATTCCTTGGACTGGATCAACGTCATGGCCTATGACTTGTATACCCCTACCTCTGATTCCTCACCCAATTTTACTAGACCACCTGCTCCATTGCACAGTCCAACAAGCTCTGAACTAATTACCGTGGACGGCGACATCCGTGATTGGATCGATGCAGGCGTGCCGGCCAATTTATTAGTCCTCGGCCTTCCATTTTTTGGCCGCAGTTGGGTTCTGCAAAATGCTGATGAACATGAAATATCCTCGGCGGCTAATGGAGCTTCGACTGATGACCCCATACCTTATTCCCAAATCCTGGATTTTATACAAGAAAACAATGCTGTAGAAGTGAATAATCCCTCCTACGTCACACACTATTGCTATGCCGGGACCACATGGATTGGTTATGATGGTAAGTATAGCATCTTTGATAAGTCTAGATATGCCATGGAAAAGGGATTGCTTGGTTACTTTGCATGGCATGTGGGCAACGACGACACTGCCGGGACTCTTTCAAACCAAG CTTCCCGAGCATGGAACGATATATGA
- the LOC132185369 gene encoding class V chitinase-like codes for MTSSKAVNYTSSTSPRVTYPINQIARKLDWINVVAYDFYNPALSGNRTGPFAALHSPQINAETPPCGHNGVSAWLATTMPANKIVLGLPFYGTAWCLVNENNREIFAAAAGRAQSDKVYINDLDGTLPYNQIKYFIEKHPGGRQDHSDKYVVDYFSAENTWIGYNDIHSIRAKVEYARGKGLLGYYAWHAGGDRDGTLSGAAFGAWPITGLGQAGTSTGTDNGTEIGFGTDNVTKTSTGTATSTATGVSTVTSTVTNAITGTNTNTNTFTCINSTCLAPAPTLASSL; via the exons ATGACATCTTCAAAAG CGGTCAATTATACGTCGTCGACGTCGCCCAGAGTCACATATCCCATTAATCAGATTGCAAGGAAGTTGGACTGGATCAACGTAGTGGCGTACGACTTCTATAACCCCGCTCTGTCAGGGAATAGAACTGGACCTTTTGCTGCATTGCACAGTCCACAAATCAATGCAGAAACCCCACCTTGTGGGCATAATGGCGTCAGTGCTTGGCTTGCAACAACTATGCCCGCCAATAAAATAGTCCTTGGCCTTCCATTTTATGGCACCGCATGGTGCCTAGTAAATGAAAATAACCGAGAAATATTTGCGGCGGCTGCTGGACGAGCTCAAAGTGATAAAGTATATATTAATGACTTAGATGGGACCTTACCTTATAACCAAATCAAGTATTTCATAGAGAAACACCCAGGTGGCAGACAGGATCACAGTGACAAATATGTTGTAGACTATTTCAGTGCTGAGAATACTTGGATTGGTTATAACGATATTCATAGTATCAGAGCTAAGGTTGAATATGCTAGGGGAAAGGGATTGCTCGGTTACTATGCATGGCATGCGGGCGGCGACAGAGATGGGACTCTTTCAGGAGCAG CTTTTGGCGCATGGCCAATCACTGGACTTGGACAGGCCGGCACCAGCACGGGCACTGACAACGGCACCGAAATTGGTTTCGGCACCGACAACGTAACCAAAACCAGTACCGGCACTGCCACCTCCACCGCCACCGGCGTCAGTACAGTCACTAGCACCGTCACCAACGCCATCACTggcaccaacaccaacaccaacactTTCACCTGCATCAACAGTACTTGTCTTGCACCGGCACCAACATTGGCTAGCTCGTTGTGA